A portion of the Cellulophaga algicola DSM 14237 genome contains these proteins:
- a CDS encoding SLC13 family permease has translation MQISKERIGLILGPLVFFYILFFFNAEGLDYSAKAILASVAWIAIWWITEAISIAVTALLPIVLFPLSGGLDLMQTTASYGHKYIFLYVGGFILAIAIEKCNLHKRIALSIIKIVGTNITNIILGFMIATALLSMWISNTAATVMILPMGMAIVSQLRDNPNTIKNENLLFGKALMLAIAYSASIGGIATLIGTPTNLVLAGVVQTTFGVEITFYQWFIFGFPIALILLFLCWKYLTKFAFKFEQKEFPGGREEINTQLKALGKMSYDEKMVLVVFLCTAFAWITRSFLLQKLIPQIDDTIISVFFAIALFVLPSSKKKEGLISWEDAVKLPWGVVLLFGGGMALALGFETSGLALWIGNKLIALESVPFIFLILILIFAVNFLTEITSNIATTAMLLPVLISLAPTLGVHPYYLMISATVAASCAFMLPVATPPNAVVFGSGYLKIEDMVKKGIWMNIISILILTLFVYFVLPLVWDLS, from the coding sequence ATGCAAATTTCAAAAGAACGTATTGGATTAATCTTAGGGCCACTTGTTTTTTTCTATATTCTGTTCTTTTTTAATGCAGAAGGTTTAGACTATTCTGCAAAAGCAATACTAGCCTCAGTTGCTTGGATTGCAATTTGGTGGATTACAGAAGCCATATCTATTGCAGTAACAGCATTATTACCTATTGTTCTTTTTCCTTTATCTGGTGGCTTAGATTTAATGCAAACTACCGCCTCTTACGGTCATAAATATATCTTCCTATATGTAGGGGGCTTTATTTTAGCTATTGCTATTGAAAAATGTAACCTTCATAAGAGAATTGCACTCTCTATCATAAAAATTGTTGGCACGAATATTACCAATATTATCCTCGGTTTTATGATTGCGACTGCACTTTTATCGATGTGGATATCAAACACAGCAGCAACCGTAATGATCCTACCTATGGGAATGGCCATTGTATCGCAATTGCGTGATAACCCAAATACGATAAAGAATGAAAACTTGCTTTTTGGTAAGGCTTTAATGTTAGCAATTGCATACAGTGCATCCATTGGGGGGATTGCCACCTTAATAGGTACGCCAACAAACTTAGTACTTGCGGGCGTGGTACAGACCACTTTTGGAGTAGAGATAACATTTTACCAATGGTTTATATTCGGTTTTCCTATAGCCCTTATTTTATTGTTTTTATGTTGGAAATATTTGACAAAATTTGCATTTAAATTTGAACAAAAAGAATTCCCTGGAGGTAGAGAAGAAATAAATACACAATTAAAGGCATTAGGTAAAATGTCTTATGATGAAAAGATGGTTTTAGTGGTATTTTTATGTACCGCTTTTGCATGGATTACAAGATCTTTTTTACTTCAGAAACTTATACCACAAATAGATGATACCATTATTAGTGTATTTTTCGCAATAGCGTTATTTGTTCTACCCTCTAGTAAGAAAAAAGAAGGCTTAATTTCTTGGGAAGATGCCGTAAAACTTCCTTGGGGTGTGGTGTTATTATTTGGTGGTGGTATGGCTTTGGCCTTAGGTTTTGAAACCAGTGGGTTGGCCTTGTGGATAGGGAATAAACTAATTGCCTTAGAATCCGTACCCTTTATTTTTTTAATACTCATATTAATTTTTGCGGTAAATTTCCTAACAGAAATAACCTCAAATATAGCAACAACGGCCATGTTGTTGCCCGTGCTCATCTCTTTAGCTCCAACACTTGGGGTGCACCCTTATTATTTGATGATAAGTGCAACCGTAGCGGCTTCATGTGCATTTATGCTTCCAGTGGCTACGCCACCAAATGCCGTAGTGTTTGGCTCTGGATATCTAAAAATAGAGGATATGGTAAAAAAGGGTATTTGGATGAATATAATATCCATTCTCATTCTAACTTTATTTGTATATTTTGTCCTCCCGTTGGTTTGGGATTTAAGCTAG
- a CDS encoding DUF7689 domain-containing protein translates to MINSDSNRNKIIKVFPKLLDDKSFKIIGNITPNYNCIAWAANVTDCWWSSLPLGERPTHGLDGVKYDWPFEVDDEFSIKTLTEIFTFLKYVECENYDYEEGFKKVAFYVKDGRATHAARQLTAIEAKGIWSSKLGASFLIHHGTPYDIESDAYGIPVKFMKKNMN, encoded by the coding sequence TTGATTAACTCAGATTCAAATAGAAACAAGATTATTAAGGTATTCCCAAAATTATTAGATGATAAATCTTTTAAAATTATTGGTAATATTACACCTAACTATAACTGTATTGCTTGGGCTGCCAATGTTACAGATTGTTGGTGGTCTAGTTTACCTTTAGGGGAAAGGCCCACGCATGGACTGGATGGAGTGAAATACGACTGGCCTTTTGAAGTAGATGATGAGTTTTCAATAAAAACATTGACAGAAATATTTACTTTTTTGAAATATGTTGAGTGTGAAAATTATGATTATGAGGAAGGGTTTAAAAAAGTTGCATTTTATGTGAAAGATGGTAGGGCAACACATGCGGCAAGACAATTAACTGCTATAGAAGCAAAGGGCATATGGTCAAGTAAGTTAGGGGCTTCTTTTTTGATACACCACGGAACACCATATGATATAGAATCTGATGCATACGGAATTCCTGTTAAATTTATGAAGAAAAATATGAATTAA
- a CDS encoding TIGR04255 family protein, whose product MEVKEDYYENSPIILSMIQFRYDKIDGFDVDVIKKMAKKVETTFPVVNQRFVHNIVVNNDKNSKTSVSIEDQQVDGVQVMSKNRQEFFTITDTKFTFQSHEKYTGWDNFRDKAFQFWHLFNNSFNIKELSGVSLRYVNRINLPLDLKRIDKYFTTYIKDDNNTFSIANFQLKFSSFDKENKFRFNISHLLDAPLDEYVPYIFDIDVLSDVRIENKNDLLLALFEKIRDKKNKLFNDGITDETKKLIS is encoded by the coding sequence ATGGAAGTTAAAGAGGATTATTATGAAAACTCACCGATTATTTTATCAATGATTCAATTTAGATATGATAAAATTGATGGTTTTGATGTCGATGTTATAAAAAAAATGGCTAAAAAGGTTGAGACAACATTTCCGGTTGTTAATCAAAGGTTTGTTCATAATATTGTCGTTAATAATGATAAAAATAGTAAAACGAGCGTTTCTATTGAAGATCAACAAGTTGATGGGGTGCAAGTTATGTCTAAAAATAGACAAGAATTTTTTACTATTACAGATACTAAATTTACATTTCAGTCGCATGAGAAATATACGGGGTGGGATAATTTTAGAGATAAAGCATTTCAATTTTGGCACTTATTTAATAATTCTTTCAACATTAAAGAGCTAAGCGGAGTTTCTTTGAGGTATGTGAATAGAATTAATTTGCCACTTGATTTGAAACGTATTGATAAGTATTTTACTACTTATATAAAGGATGATAACAATACTTTTTCTATTGCTAATTTTCAATTGAAATTTTCTTCCTTTGATAAAGAAAATAAATTTAGATTTAACATTAGCCATTTATTAGATGCTCCTTTAGATGAATATGTCCCATATATTTTCGATATTGATGTATTGAGTGATGTAAGGATAGAAAATAAAAATGATTTACTTTTAGCTTTGTTTGAGAAAATAAGAGATAAAAAGAATAAATTATTTAATGATGGAATCACTGATGAGACCAAAAAACTAATAAGCTAA
- a CDS encoding MerR family transcriptional regulator → MDKKLVALSKKLLNAQLKKNDLSVSYRTLNHYDSMNILISNREDSKKWRRFNAIEFVWIELVMILREIGMPISKILHLKNRLFDEGKEGSIDKANFINKSFEEEIFLSIINKYELYILVFNDSSYTFHDSDSLQQWHNGIYKNEPHINIPLTNIINEAISKIDNLSPIIPS, encoded by the coding sequence ATGGATAAAAAATTAGTAGCGTTGAGCAAAAAATTATTAAACGCACAGTTAAAAAAAAATGATTTGTCAGTGTCTTATAGAACTTTGAATCATTATGACAGCATGAATATTCTAATAAGTAATCGAGAAGATTCTAAAAAATGGAGAAGATTTAATGCTATAGAATTCGTATGGATTGAATTAGTAATGATATTAAGAGAAATTGGAATGCCAATTTCAAAAATACTTCATCTTAAAAATAGACTTTTCGATGAAGGAAAAGAAGGGAGTATAGATAAAGCCAATTTCATAAATAAATCTTTTGAGGAAGAAATATTTTTATCAATAATTAATAAATACGAATTATATATACTAGTTTTTAATGATAGTAGCTATACATTTCATGATAGTGATTCCTTACAGCAATGGCATAATGGTATTTATAAAAATGAACCTCACATAAATATCCCTTTAACAAATATTATTAATGAAGCTATAAGCAAGATAGATAATTTATCACCTATTATCCCAAGCTAA
- the mce gene encoding methylmalonyl-CoA epimerase: MKKIEHIGIAVNDLKASNNLFEKLLGVAPYKEEEVLSEGVKTSFFMTGPNKIELLEATHIDGPIAKFLAKKGEGVHHIAFAVDDIVAELARLKEEGFTIINEVPKRGADNKLVAFVHPKTTNGVLIELCQEAPEET, translated from the coding sequence ATGAAGAAAATTGAGCATATTGGTATTGCTGTTAATGATTTAAAAGCTTCTAATAACTTGTTTGAGAAGCTTTTAGGTGTGGCGCCCTATAAGGAAGAAGAAGTGCTATCTGAAGGGGTGAAAACATCATTTTTTATGACAGGCCCTAATAAAATAGAGCTCTTAGAAGCTACTCATATAGACGGACCTATCGCTAAATTTTTAGCAAAAAAAGGAGAAGGGGTACATCATATTGCTTTTGCGGTTGATGATATAGTAGCAGAATTAGCACGTTTAAAAGAAGAAGGCTTTACAATCATAAATGAAGTGCCAAAAAGAGGAGCAGACAATAAATTAGTGGCATTTGTTCATCCAAAAACTACAAATGGGGTATTAATAGAGCTTTGTCAAGAGGCTCCAGAAGAGACCTAA
- the rbfA gene encoding 30S ribosome-binding factor RbfA: METQRQKKIGGVIQKDIADVLQRAATDGGLRGTLISVSKVIVTTDLSIAKVYVSIFPTKDAQELLKGMKSNQPLIKHELAQRTKNQLRRMPELMFFLDDSLEYIDGIEKSLKGKDNPIDNPDLLEKRKKA; the protein is encoded by the coding sequence ATGGAAACACAGAGACAAAAAAAAATAGGTGGCGTCATACAGAAAGATATCGCTGATGTCTTACAAAGAGCCGCAACGGATGGTGGACTTAGAGGGACTTTAATTTCCGTTTCAAAAGTGATTGTTACTACTGATTTATCTATTGCAAAAGTATACGTAAGTATATTTCCAACAAAAGATGCTCAGGAGTTATTAAAGGGCATGAAGTCTAATCAGCCATTAATTAAACATGAATTAGCGCAGCGTACAAAAAATCAATTACGTCGTATGCCGGAACTTATGTTCTTTTTAGATGATTCGTTAGAATATATAGACGGGATAGAAAAATCTTTAAAAGGAAAAGATAACCCTATTGACAATCCTGATTTATTAGAAAAAAGAAAAAAAGCATAG
- a CDS encoding ABC transporter permease, producing MNFPLYIAKRYVRSKSKQSAVNIINLVTFCVIVIGSAALFIVLSGFSGLKTFSLSYTNSFDPDLKASPATGKFFKITDRQEDQLAALEGITAYAKELEDRVYLSHKQKDHIAYIKGVDANYTQVTGIDSTLYIGTWFNEQQVVTGIGIANLLSLSINSYRSPLEILVPKAGTQSLTQQGPNAKFFNTIPVVVSGVYAVEADLDTKYVFADLPLVQALLEKDSTQISGINFKYANTDNAQSTRKEIQAILGKDIILKNRKELNSTLYRMLNTENVATYLIFTLVLIIALFNVVGAFIMMILDQQGNSKTLYSLGTSIRELRRIYFIQGVIVTFLGGLIGVLLGSILIWSQLLFEWLKISADLAYPVEYQWTNVFVVLATITVLGIIASKIASSRINKSLLT from the coding sequence TTGAATTTTCCGCTGTACATCGCCAAGCGTTACGTAAGGTCAAAAAGTAAGCAAAGTGCCGTTAATATCATCAACTTGGTTACTTTTTGCGTTATTGTAATTGGCTCTGCAGCATTATTTATTGTCCTTTCTGGATTTTCTGGATTAAAAACATTTAGCCTTTCCTACACCAATTCATTTGATCCTGATTTAAAAGCTTCACCTGCCACAGGTAAATTTTTTAAAATTACAGATCGCCAAGAAGATCAATTGGCTGCTCTTGAAGGAATAACAGCATATGCTAAAGAGCTAGAAGATAGAGTCTATCTTTCCCATAAACAAAAAGATCATATTGCATACATTAAAGGGGTTGATGCTAATTACACTCAAGTTACAGGCATAGACAGCACCTTATATATTGGTACTTGGTTTAATGAACAACAAGTAGTAACCGGCATTGGTATTGCTAATCTATTAAGTTTATCTATTAACAGCTACCGGAGTCCATTAGAGATTTTGGTACCTAAAGCGGGAACACAATCCTTAACACAACAAGGTCCAAATGCCAAATTTTTCAACACAATACCTGTAGTTGTTAGTGGTGTTTATGCCGTTGAGGCAGATTTAGATACTAAATATGTTTTTGCAGATTTACCGCTAGTGCAAGCTTTGCTAGAAAAAGATAGTACTCAAATATCAGGCATAAATTTTAAATATGCGAATACTGATAATGCGCAATCTACAAGAAAAGAGATACAAGCTATTTTAGGAAAAGATATCATTCTAAAAAATAGAAAAGAACTCAACAGTACACTATATCGCATGTTGAATACCGAAAATGTAGCGACTTATTTAATCTTTACCCTCGTACTAATTATTGCTTTATTTAATGTGGTTGGGGCTTTTATAATGATGATTTTAGACCAACAAGGCAACTCTAAAACACTCTATAGTTTAGGAACAAGTATTCGTGAATTAAGAAGAATTTACTTTATTCAAGGGGTTATTGTCACCTTTTTAGGCGGACTTATAGGCGTTCTCTTAGGTTCTATCTTAATTTGGTCACAATTACTGTTTGAATGGCTAAAAATTAGTGCAGATTTAGCCTATCCTGTAGAATACCAATGGACCAATGTATTTGTAGTACTAGCAACTATTACAGTTTTGGGGATTATTGCTTCAAAAATTGCGAGTAGTAGAATTAATAAATCGCTATTAACTTAA
- the dusB gene encoding tRNA dihydrouridine synthase DusB: MPKIGDIQLPEFPLLLAPMEDVSDPPFRALCKEQGADVVYTEFISSEGLIRDAAKSVMKLDIYEKERPVGIQIFGANLESMLQSVAIVEKSNPDIIDINFGCPVKKVVSKGAGAGILKDIDLMVSLTEAMVKHTNLPITVKTRLGWDDDSIRIVEVAERLQDVGCKAIAIHGRTRAQMYKGDANWAPIADVKNNQRMHIPVFGNGDVNTPEAAMKMRDEYGLDGAMIGRASIGYPWFFNEVKHFFKTGEHLAPPTIQERVEAAQRHLQMAIDWKGEQLGVFETRRHYTNYFKGIPNFKEHRMKMVTSDHSEDVFKAFEEVLKIFGDYEFGSI; encoded by the coding sequence TTGCCAAAAATAGGAGACATACAACTGCCAGAATTCCCATTATTACTTGCGCCAATGGAAGACGTGAGCGATCCACCTTTTCGTGCGCTATGTAAAGAGCAAGGCGCAGATGTGGTCTACACGGAGTTTATTTCATCTGAAGGTTTGATTCGTGATGCTGCTAAAAGTGTTATGAAATTAGATATCTATGAGAAAGAAAGGCCAGTGGGGATTCAAATTTTTGGAGCCAATCTAGAATCGATGTTACAATCCGTAGCGATTGTAGAGAAGTCTAATCCAGATATTATAGATATTAATTTTGGTTGTCCTGTTAAAAAGGTGGTAAGTAAAGGTGCTGGAGCAGGTATCTTAAAAGATATAGATCTTATGGTTTCCCTAACAGAAGCTATGGTTAAGCATACTAATTTGCCTATTACGGTAAAAACTCGTTTAGGTTGGGATGATGATTCTATTAGAATTGTTGAGGTTGCAGAACGTTTGCAAGATGTTGGCTGCAAGGCTATTGCTATTCACGGCAGAACCCGAGCACAAATGTATAAAGGCGATGCCAATTGGGCACCGATAGCAGACGTAAAGAATAACCAAAGAATGCATATTCCTGTTTTTGGCAATGGCGATGTCAATACACCGGAAGCAGCAATGAAAATGCGTGATGAATACGGATTAGATGGCGCTATGATTGGTAGAGCTAGTATTGGATATCCTTGGTTTTTTAATGAAGTAAAACACTTTTTTAAAACAGGAGAACATTTAGCACCGCCTACCATTCAAGAGCGTGTAGAAGCCGCGCAGCGTCACTTACAAATGGCGATCGATTGGAAAGGAGAACAATTAGGTGTTTTTGAAACAAGAAGACATTATACCAATTATTTTAAAGGAATCCCGAATTTTAAAGAACATAGAATGAAAATGGTTACTAGTGACCATTCCGAGGATGTTTTTAAAGCTTTTGAAGAGGTGCTAAAGATTTTTGGAGATTATGAGTTTGGCTCCATCTAA
- a CDS encoding outer membrane beta-barrel family protein, producing MKLYNNVFLYVFLICSSSLIAQTFKVEGNVKDDLREAIPFANVYLLKAADTTLVYGGSTEEDGTFEIKDVAPDNYLLRANYLGQTSKLIAVVVTKNTNVGELVLAEHIEALSEVVVTNKKPIIERKADRIIFNVANSALAQGSSWDILKRTPGVIIMQGEIKLKNRAADVYINDRKVYLTADELQQLLQGLDGGNIEAVEVITNPPSKYDAAGNSILNITTTKNLSIGYKGAIHTDYAIAIKPKYTFGTNHYYKNDWLNSYVSYSLNTKEEVRNGATDLLFAAENGMTNSIWESRFKRATHTNTHTINSLFEFYLNDKNTINLSVSSVLSPKIDSDRNELTTMFDANMMVDSLYDTSSTTNDYENTHLFTVQHISKLGEKGTELTTQGNYIVFDKNQEQNLDTKYRLPDNTILNENRIVTLAHQKTKIYTLQSDLIYPTEHIVFETGLKYSGINSTSEQEFENSSSNTTNESFNGIVADNFDYDENIFAGYISTSKEWDAFTVKGGLRGEYTNSKGNSLVLAQINSNSYFNLFPTLFLQYQHNENHLFGLNFNRRISRPPFQLLNPFITFINENNVVQGNPKIQPSITNRITASYTLKNKLTFDFYVERIKNDIYRMPFQNNEQQTISTITDNLINGDQVSIDVTYQDYITDNWYLYAYSSFFYLKNQFYARANNNQVLDLDVKSCYILAQNYISFLEDKSLNAVITASYMPTFISGSFYHDKAVADVSISVQKHFLDKSLIVSLGVDDLLNATNIPVTSNYLDQNYSYYSRPETRMFTGKAVYKFGNFKLKNSKAEAVEEQERLLNKD from the coding sequence TTGAAATTATATAATAATGTATTCCTCTACGTTTTTCTTATTTGTAGCTCATCACTAATTGCGCAAACATTTAAGGTAGAAGGGAATGTCAAAGACGACTTAAGAGAAGCAATACCATTTGCAAATGTATATTTATTGAAAGCAGCAGATACCACGCTAGTATATGGGGGATCTACAGAAGAGGATGGTACCTTTGAAATTAAAGATGTTGCACCAGATAATTATTTATTGCGCGCAAATTATTTAGGGCAAACATCAAAGTTGATAGCTGTAGTGGTAACCAAAAACACAAACGTTGGTGAACTAGTACTAGCAGAACATATTGAAGCCTTAAGCGAAGTTGTCGTAACCAATAAAAAACCAATAATTGAACGTAAAGCAGATAGGATAATTTTTAACGTAGCAAATTCAGCTTTAGCTCAAGGAAGTTCATGGGATATCTTAAAGCGTACACCTGGTGTGATTATCATGCAAGGAGAAATAAAGTTAAAGAATAGAGCTGCAGACGTATATATTAATGACCGTAAAGTTTATTTAACTGCTGATGAATTACAGCAATTACTACAAGGCTTAGACGGAGGAAATATAGAGGCTGTAGAAGTCATTACCAACCCACCTTCAAAATATGATGCAGCAGGTAATTCTATACTGAACATCACAACCACTAAAAATCTATCTATAGGGTACAAAGGGGCTATACATACGGATTACGCCATTGCAATAAAACCTAAATATACTTTTGGCACCAATCATTATTATAAAAATGATTGGTTAAATAGTTATGTTTCATATTCTTTGAATACCAAAGAGGAGGTTAGAAATGGTGCTACTGACCTATTGTTTGCTGCAGAAAACGGAATGACAAACTCTATTTGGGAATCGAGGTTTAAAAGAGCCACCCATACCAACACCCATACCATTAATAGCTTATTTGAATTTTATTTAAATGACAAGAATACCATAAACTTAAGTGTTTCTTCGGTACTAAGTCCTAAAATAGATTCAGATCGGAATGAGCTAACCACTATGTTTGATGCAAATATGATGGTAGATTCTCTTTATGATACTAGCAGTACTACTAATGACTACGAAAACACGCATCTATTTACAGTGCAGCATATATCTAAACTAGGAGAAAAAGGAACAGAGCTAACGACTCAGGGTAATTATATTGTTTTTGATAAAAACCAAGAGCAAAATTTAGATACAAAGTACCGCTTACCTGATAATACCATTCTAAATGAAAATAGAATTGTCACTTTAGCCCATCAAAAGACAAAAATTTATACGCTACAGTCAGATCTTATCTATCCTACAGAACATATTGTTTTTGAAACAGGCTTAAAATATTCTGGAATAAACTCTACTAGTGAACAAGAATTTGAGAATTCTTCATCAAATACAACTAATGAATCATTTAATGGGATTGTTGCTGATAATTTTGATTATGATGAAAATATTTTTGCAGGCTATATTAGTACTTCAAAAGAATGGGATGCGTTTACAGTAAAAGGGGGGCTTCGTGGTGAATACACAAATTCTAAAGGGAATTCTCTGGTATTGGCTCAAATAAATTCTAATTCTTATTTTAATCTATTTCCAACTCTTTTTCTGCAATATCAGCACAATGAGAATCATCTTTTTGGATTAAATTTTAATAGAAGAATTTCAAGACCACCTTTTCAGCTTCTTAATCCTTTTATAACTTTTATAAATGAGAATAATGTTGTTCAAGGAAATCCTAAAATACAGCCGAGTATAACCAATAGAATCACGGCAAGTTATACGCTAAAGAACAAGCTTACTTTTGATTTTTATGTAGAGCGAATAAAAAATGATATTTATAGAATGCCTTTTCAAAATAATGAGCAACAAACTATAAGTACCATTACAGATAATCTAATAAACGGAGACCAAGTAAGTATTGATGTTACCTATCAAGATTATATCACAGATAACTGGTATTTATATGCTTATAGCTCGTTCTTTTATTTAAAAAATCAGTTTTATGCAAGAGCGAACAATAATCAAGTTCTAGATTTAGATGTAAAAAGTTGCTACATATTGGCGCAGAATTACATAAGTTTTTTAGAAGATAAATCTTTGAATGCGGTGATCACTGCCAGTTATATGCCAACATTTATTTCAGGCTCTTTTTATCATGATAAAGCTGTTGCAGATGTTTCTATTAGTGTACAGAAGCATTTTTTAGATAAAAGCTTAATTGTTAGTTTGGGTGTAGATGACTTGTTAAATGCTACTAATATTCCTGTTACATCAAACTATTTAGATCAGAATTATAGTTATTATTCAAGACCAGAGACAAGAATGTTTACAGGTAAAGCAGTATATAAGTTTGGTAATTTCAAATTAAAAAATAGTAAAGCAGAAGCAGTAGAAGAACAAGAAAGGCTATTGAATAAGGATTAA
- the lepA gene encoding translation elongation factor 4, giving the protein MKNIRNFCIIAHIDHGKSTLADRLLDFTGSVTEREKKEQLLDTMDLERERGITIKSHAIQMEYTYKGEEYILNLIDTPGHVDFSYEVSRSIAACEGALLIVDAAQSIQAQTISNLYLALENDLKIIPVLNKIDLPSANPEEVTDDIVDLLGCDPSEVIPASAKTGIGIEEILAAVIERIPAPKGNPDESLQALVFDSVYNPFRGVETYFRVINGEIKKGQKIKFVATDSDYYADEVGTLKLTQHPKQSVKTGDVGYLITGIKDAREVKVGDTITDAASPTKNAIEGFEDVKPMVFAGIYPVDTDEFEELRASMEKLQLNDASLVFAPESSAALGFGFRCGFLGMLHMEIIQERLEREFNMTVITTVPNVSYNAYTRKNPTEALIVNNPTDLPDPSSIDRVEEPYIKATIITKADYVGNVMSLCIEKRGLITNQTYLTTERVELNFDMPLAEIVFDFYDRLKTVSKGYASFDYTPIGMRVSKLVRVDILLNAQPVDALSALIHADNAVNIGKRMCEKLKELIPRQQFDIPIQAAIGSKVISRETTKALRKDVTAKCYGGDISRKRKLLEKQKKGKKRMRQVGNVEVPQEAFMAVLKLND; this is encoded by the coding sequence ATGAAAAACATTAGAAACTTCTGTATTATTGCGCATATTGATCATGGTAAAAGTACCTTGGCAGATAGATTGTTAGATTTTACTGGTTCTGTTACCGAACGAGAGAAAAAAGAACAGTTGCTCGATACTATGGATTTAGAGCGTGAACGTGGTATTACCATTAAGAGTCACGCGATACAAATGGAATACACCTATAAAGGGGAAGAATATATACTAAACCTTATTGATACTCCTGGCCACGTAGATTTCTCTTATGAAGTTTCTAGGTCTATTGCCGCTTGTGAAGGTGCGCTATTAATTGTTGATGCTGCACAAAGTATTCAAGCACAAACCATAAGTAACTTATACCTAGCGCTAGAAAATGATTTAAAGATTATTCCTGTTTTAAATAAAATAGATTTACCAAGTGCTAATCCTGAAGAGGTAACAGATGATATTGTAGACTTATTAGGCTGCGATCCTAGCGAGGTAATTCCTGCCAGTGCAAAAACAGGTATTGGTATTGAAGAAATTTTAGCTGCTGTTATAGAACGTATCCCTGCTCCAAAAGGAAATCCTGATGAATCTTTACAAGCTTTAGTGTTTGATTCTGTTTACAACCCTTTTAGAGGTGTAGAAACGTATTTTAGAGTGATAAACGGTGAAATTAAAAAAGGTCAAAAAATAAAATTCGTCGCTACAGATAGTGATTATTATGCTGATGAAGTAGGTACATTAAAATTAACACAACACCCAAAACAAAGTGTAAAAACGGGTGATGTTGGTTACTTAATTACTGGGATAAAAGATGCTCGTGAAGTAAAAGTAGGTGATACTATTACAGATGCTGCAAGCCCTACAAAAAATGCTATTGAAGGTTTTGAAGATGTAAAACCAATGGTATTTGCTGGTATTTACCCTGTAGATACAGATGAGTTTGAAGAACTAAGAGCTTCTATGGAAAAGTTACAACTTAATGATGCATCTTTAGTTTTTGCACCAGAAAGTAGTGCTGCTCTAGGTTTTGGTTTCCGTTGTGGTTTCTTAGGAATGCTTCATATGGAGATTATTCAAGAGCGTTTAGAGCGTGAGTTTAACATGACCGTAATTACCACGGTACCTAACGTTAGCTACAATGCTTACACGCGTAAAAACCCTACAGAAGCCCTAATAGTAAACAACCCTACAGATTTACCAGACCCGTCTAGTATAGATCGTGTTGAAGAACCGTATATAAAAGCAACAATTATTACAAAGGCAGATTATGTAGGTAATGTAATGTCTCTTTGTATTGAAAAAAGAGGACTAATTACCAATCAAACTTATTTAACAACAGAACGTGTTGAGCTTAATTTTGATATGCCACTAGCAGAAATTGTTTTCGATTTTTATGATCGATTAAAAACTGTTTCTAAGGGCTATGCTTCTTTTGATTATACCCCAATTGGAATGCGTGTTTCTAAACTTGTACGTGTAGATATTTTATTAAACGCACAACCAGTTGATGCACTTTCTGCACTTATTCACGCAGATAACGCAGTGAATATAGGTAAAAGAATGTGTGAGAAGCTAAAAGAACTAATCCCACGTCAGCAATTTGATATTCCTATACAGGCTGCTATTGGCTCTAAAGTTATTTCTAGAGAAACAACAAAAGCATTACGTAAAGATGTTACCGCTAAATGTTACGGTGGTGATATTTCTAGAAAACGTAAGCTTCTAGAAAAACAGAAAAAAGGTAAAAAACGTATGCGTCAGGTGGGTAACGTAGAAGTTCCACAAGAAGCATTTATGGCTGTTTTAAAGCTAAACGATTAA